From the genome of Scytonema hofmannii PCC 7110, one region includes:
- a CDS encoding GNAT family N-acetyltransferase, which yields MLKQSNVIYVEGYHPGYIGRITELHGVYYNRCWGVGAEFEILMARELCDFCEQYDTERDLLLIARADERLIGSIAVQGNTDRSSNQHEARLRWFILDPVYQGQGIGKALLQQALHFCRKKAFPKLYLWTVDGLPQSKYLYETFGFQVVAQELDIRYGISLLSLKMEMQLE from the coding sequence ATGTTGAAACAAAGCAATGTAATTTACGTAGAAGGATACCATCCGGGCTATATCGGACGTATTACCGAACTGCATGGAGTTTATTACAACCGATGTTGGGGTGTTGGTGCAGAGTTTGAAATCTTGATGGCTAGAGAACTGTGCGACTTTTGCGAGCAGTACGATACGGAACGTGACCTTTTGCTGATTGCTCGAGCCGATGAACGTCTTATCGGTTCTATTGCAGTACAAGGAAATACTGATCGTTCGAGCAATCAGCATGAAGCACGATTACGTTGGTTTATTCTCGACCCTGTTTACCAAGGTCAAGGTATTGGAAAAGCTCTTCTTCAGCAAGCACTACATTTTTGTCGTAAAAAGGCATTTCCAAAGTTATATCTTTGGACTGTTGATGGGCTTCCTCAGTCAAAATATCTTTATGAAACTTTTGGGTTTCAAGTCGTTGCACAAGAGTTGGATATAAGGTATGGTATTTCACTGCTGAGTTTAAAAATGGAAATGCAGTTAGAGTAA
- a CDS encoding tetratricopeptide repeat protein, with translation MRAKTLFQEVIQKAENINWHRVINSAQNWLADIAIEQGERHEAQQLITKGLTVAESSNNKRRLARYQRSFARWEKQWGSIESARHYATKAMNGFNLLGMLRDAEEMKWFLDALG, from the coding sequence GTGAGAGCTAAAACACTTTTTCAAGAGGTGATACAAAAAGCAGAAAATATTAACTGGCATCGAGTTATTAACTCTGCTCAAAATTGGCTAGCTGATATAGCTATAGAACAAGGTGAGAGACATGAAGCTCAACAGCTAATAACCAAAGGTTTAACGGTAGCTGAAAGTAGCAACAACAAACGGCGTCTTGCTCGCTATCAACGTTCTTTTGCTCGTTGGGAAAAACAATGGGGGAGTATAGAATCAGCTCGTCACTATGCAACTAAGGCAATGAATGGTTTTAATCTCTTAGGAATGTTACGAGATGCAGAAGAGATGAAATGGTTCCTTGATGCTCTGGGATGA
- a CDS encoding PstS family phosphate ABC transporter substrate-binding protein — translation MSFYSRFKCQGLLTSLVVLTLGITSCNRANEKATEVSIDGAAVGFPISLAVAEEYEKFRSKANVSVASSGTGGGISKFCAGDIDIVGASRTIRDEEIKTCAKRDITFLEIPIALDGIAVIANRQNNFVQCLTIDELKKMWNAKATHKIKTWNQVNPKFPNKPLKLYAPASDTGTFDYFTQAITGKAKNGRTDYTPSHNQNILVQGVAGDENALGYVGISYYLQNQDKLNLVAVESPKGKCEKPVPVDNVVKNIYTPLSRPLFIYVSKKSLDKKPAVKEFVNFYIENSWKWVESVGYVSLPDEAYPKVKQKVANGTTGTKFKKAKPGEPITNFI, via the coding sequence ATGAGCTTTTACAGCAGATTCAAGTGTCAGGGTTTATTAACATCTTTGGTCGTTTTAACGCTTGGTATAACTTCTTGTAATAGAGCTAACGAGAAGGCAACTGAGGTAAGTATAGATGGTGCGGCTGTAGGTTTTCCTATATCTCTAGCAGTTGCTGAAGAATACGAGAAATTTAGATCTAAGGCAAATGTGAGTGTTGCTTCAAGCGGTACTGGAGGTGGCATAAGTAAGTTTTGTGCTGGTGATATTGATATCGTTGGTGCTTCACGTACCATTAGGGATGAAGAAATCAAAACTTGTGCCAAGAGAGATATTACCTTTCTAGAAATACCTATTGCTCTTGACGGAATTGCTGTCATTGCCAATCGTCAAAATAACTTTGTTCAATGTTTGACGATTGATGAATTGAAAAAAATGTGGAATGCTAAAGCAACTCATAAAATCAAAACCTGGAATCAAGTCAATCCCAAATTTCCTAATAAGCCACTAAAATTATATGCTCCGGCTTCTGATACTGGGACATTTGATTATTTCACACAAGCTATCACTGGAAAAGCCAAAAACGGACGCACAGACTATACTCCAAGTCACAATCAAAACATTCTTGTCCAAGGAGTTGCTGGTGATGAAAACGCTCTTGGGTATGTTGGCATATCTTACTATTTGCAGAATCAAGATAAGCTAAACTTAGTTGCTGTAGAAAGTCCGAAAGGAAAATGTGAAAAACCTGTTCCAGTTGACAATGTTGTCAAAAATATTTACACACCTTTGTCTAGACCTTTGTTTATTTATGTGAGTAAGAAGTCACTGGATAAAAAACCAGCCGTTAAAGAGTTTGTGAATTTTTACATAGAAAATTCTTGGAAATGGGTTGAGTCAGTGGGTTATGTTTCTCTACCCGATGAAGCTTATCCTAAGGTAAAGCAAAAAGTGGCTAATGGTACAACTGGTACCAAGTTTAAGAAGGCAAAACCGGGCGAACCTATTACGAATTTTATTTAA
- a CDS encoding sodium-dependent bicarbonate transport family permease: MNASLIVSNILNPPVLFFFLGMIAVFVKSDLEIPAPIPKLLSLYLLFAIGFKGGVELIKSGVTQEVVLTLLAAILMASLVPIYTFFVLKLKLDTYDAAAIAATYGSISAVTFITAGSFLSELGIPFDGYMVAALALMESPAIIVGLILVNLFTADSKERDFSWSEVLQEAFLNSSVFLLVGSLGIGALTGERGWKILEPFTQGLFYGVLTFFLLDMGLVAARRIKDLQKTGAFLISFAILIPIVNAAIGLVIAKLIGMPQGDALLFAVLCASASYIAVPAAMRLTVPEANPSLYVSTALAVTFPFNIIVGIPLYLYGINMLWR; the protein is encoded by the coding sequence ATGAATGCAAGTCTAATCGTTTCAAATATTCTCAATCCACCAGTTTTATTCTTTTTTCTGGGGATGATAGCGGTTTTTGTCAAATCAGATCTTGAAATTCCGGCTCCTATTCCAAAACTGTTGTCCCTTTACTTGCTTTTCGCAATAGGATTTAAGGGCGGAGTGGAACTCATCAAAAGCGGAGTCACTCAGGAAGTGGTTTTAACGCTCCTAGCAGCCATACTAATGGCTTCTTTGGTTCCAATTTATACCTTTTTTGTTCTCAAACTGAAGCTTGATACTTATGATGCTGCAGCGATCGCAGCAACCTATGGTTCTATCAGTGCCGTAACATTCATCACAGCTGGGTCATTTCTAAGCGAACTCGGGATTCCTTTCGATGGTTATATGGTGGCTGCCTTGGCACTCATGGAATCTCCAGCTATTATCGTCGGTTTGATTCTCGTCAATCTATTCACAGCCGATTCAAAAGAGCGAGATTTTTCCTGGTCAGAAGTCCTACAAGAAGCGTTTTTAAATAGTTCTGTCTTTTTGCTAGTAGGGAGCCTTGGTATTGGAGCTTTGACAGGAGAACGCGGTTGGAAAATTTTAGAACCCTTTACTCAAGGTTTATTCTACGGTGTCCTGACATTCTTTTTGCTTGACATGGGACTTGTTGCTGCCAGAAGAATTAAAGACTTGCAAAAAACGGGCGCATTCCTCATATCTTTTGCCATACTAATTCCAATTGTCAATGCAGCGATTGGACTTGTTATTGCGAAATTGATCGGAATGCCTCAAGGAGACGCGCTTCTGTTTGCAGTATTGTGCGCTAGTGCTTCTTATATCGCCGTTCCTGCTGCCATGAGGTTAACGGTTCCAGAGGCAAATCCCAGCCTGTACGTTTCTACGGCTCTGGCTGTAACGTTCCCTTTCAATATCATTGTGGGAATTCCATTATATCTGTACGGAATTAATATGCTATGGAGATAA
- a CDS encoding TrmB family transcriptional regulator: MEKQIQLLNELGLTGYEATAYLALLGRSSFTSTELAARAKIPRQRIYDVLESLEEKGLCISKDTTPRSYFALDPSMALEVVSTQRTEKLEQQRQQIVAHTKDLIQELSPIYQIGRGQNDPLEYIDVLGNPSRIASRALALARTVRIQVNSCIKRPFVLTKEQNWRFIREPLSRGVTYRAIYEMSALEDDELRIWLSTFHEWGQEIRLISELPIKMQAFDEDVVLVSMQDPVGSPPSLTAIAIEHKGMVAMMNLAFEQIWERSKPYQREN; this comes from the coding sequence GTGGAAAAGCAAATTCAGCTACTAAACGAATTAGGTTTGACTGGCTATGAGGCTACAGCGTACTTGGCGCTCTTGGGACGAAGCAGTTTCACTTCTACAGAATTGGCTGCACGGGCAAAGATCCCACGACAACGCATTTACGATGTCTTAGAATCTCTTGAGGAAAAGGGGTTATGTATTTCTAAAGACACAACGCCACGTTCCTATTTCGCTCTCGACCCAAGTATGGCACTGGAAGTGGTTAGTACACAGCGTACTGAGAAACTTGAACAACAGCGACAGCAGATAGTTGCTCACACAAAAGATTTGATTCAGGAATTATCTCCCATTTATCAAATTGGGCGAGGTCAGAACGATCCACTTGAATATATCGATGTGCTGGGTAATCCATCTCGGATAGCTAGCAGGGCGCTAGCGTTAGCACGAACGGTTCGCATTCAAGTCAACTCTTGCATCAAACGTCCCTTTGTTCTTACAAAGGAGCAGAATTGGCGTTTTATTCGCGAACCACTTTCTCGTGGAGTTACCTATCGCGCAATTTATGAAATGTCTGCTCTGGAAGACGATGAACTCCGTATCTGGCTTAGTACTTTTCATGAGTGGGGACAAGAAATTCGTTTGATAAGCGAATTGCCCATTAAAATGCAGGCGTTCGATGAAGATGTTGTGCTGGTCTCCATGCAAGACCCTGTGGGTAGTCCGCCTAGCTTGACTGCGATCGCGATCGAGCACAAAGGGATGGTAGCGATGATGAATTTAGCTTTTGAGCAAATCTGGGAACGTAGTAAGCCTTATCAAAGAGAGAACTAA
- a CDS encoding P-II family nitrogen regulator has protein sequence MHPVKRIEIIANSFELGKILDGLKQADITGYLLIRNVAGQGFRGDSEDLDMTMLDNIYVIAFCLPDKIKPTVEIIRPILNKFGGTCYISDATEIRSLRCIASL, from the coding sequence ATGCATCCAGTTAAACGAATAGAAATCATCGCGAATTCATTTGAGCTTGGAAAAATTTTGGACGGCTTAAAACAGGCAGATATAACAGGGTACTTGTTGATTCGAAATGTTGCCGGACAAGGTTTTAGAGGTGACTCTGAAGATTTAGACATGACCATGCTGGATAATATTTACGTGATTGCCTTTTGTCTTCCAGACAAAATCAAACCTACAGTGGAAATCATTCGACCAATCCTCAACAAGTTTGGCGGCACTTGCTACATTTCCGATGCTACAGAAATTCGCTCACTGAGATGTATCGCGTCACTGTAA
- a CDS encoding sulfate ABC transporter substrate-binding protein — MIKWQNRLMVGTHWIGQIQSYVKKAFEAIAQWSNKLAGNWSKGNSLRDFVCLFLLGAGLSVAIAACSGSTSAVKPDVKLNLVSFSVTQAAHDRIIPKFVEKWKKEHGQNVIFEQSYGASGTQAEAVIKGSQAADVVHLALPLDVNKIQQAGLIEKNWESRAPKSSIVTRSVAAIVTREGNPKGVNTWTDLTKDGVKVIVANPKTSGIAIWEFLAFWGAVTQTGGDETQAQAFTTNVYKNAPVLAPSARDASDLFFQQGKGDVLINYENEVFLAEQNGQKLPYIVPNVNISIDNPVAIIDKNVEKHGTKEVAEAFVDFLYSTEAQREFAKLGYRPVNPAVLEEVAKNYPPIQTFFTAQDLGGWDLLQKRFFNDGAIFDKIWTASKA, encoded by the coding sequence ATGATCAAGTGGCAAAATAGGTTGATGGTGGGGACACACTGGATTGGGCAAATCCAGAGTTACGTGAAAAAAGCTTTTGAGGCGATCGCACAATGGAGCAATAAACTGGCGGGAAACTGGTCAAAAGGAAATTCTCTTAGAGACTTTGTCTGTCTTTTTCTGTTAGGCGCTGGCTTGAGTGTTGCGATCGCAGCCTGTTCTGGAAGCACCTCAGCTGTCAAACCCGATGTTAAATTAAACCTCGTTTCATTCTCGGTGACTCAAGCAGCTCACGATCGCATCATTCCTAAATTTGTAGAAAAGTGGAAGAAAGAACACGGTCAAAATGTGATTTTTGAGCAGAGTTACGGTGCATCTGGAACTCAAGCCGAAGCTGTGATTAAAGGTTCACAAGCAGCAGATGTAGTACACCTAGCACTTCCCCTTGATGTCAATAAAATTCAGCAAGCTGGTTTAATTGAAAAGAATTGGGAATCGAGAGCGCCCAAAAGTAGCATTGTGACTAGGTCTGTGGCGGCGATCGTGACCCGTGAAGGCAATCCCAAAGGCGTCAATACTTGGACAGACTTGACAAAAGATGGTGTTAAGGTTATTGTTGCTAACCCCAAAACTTCTGGTATTGCTATTTGGGAATTTTTAGCTTTCTGGGGTGCTGTAACTCAAACAGGCGGTGACGAAACGCAAGCACAAGCTTTTACAACTAATGTTTATAAAAACGCCCCGGTTCTAGCTCCGAGTGCGCGTGATGCTAGCGATCTCTTTTTCCAACAAGGAAAGGGAGACGTGTTAATCAATTACGAAAACGAAGTTTTTTTAGCTGAGCAGAACGGTCAGAAATTACCTTACATAGTGCCTAACGTTAACATTTCCATTGACAATCCTGTCGCGATAATAGACAAAAATGTTGAGAAGCACGGTACTAAAGAAGTTGCAGAAGCATTTGTAGATTTTCTTTACTCAACAGAAGCTCAACGTGAATTTGCCAAGTTAGGATACCGTCCCGTTAACCCTGCTGTCCTTGAAGAAGTAGCAAAGAATTATCCCCCAATTCAAACCTTTTTTACTGCTCAAGATTTAGGAGGTTGGGATCTACTTCAAAAAAGATTTTTTAATGATGGGGCAATTTTCGACAAAATTTGGACTGCTAGCAAGGCATAA
- a CDS encoding carbonic anhydrase: MNENHRLIDRRRFLNLTGTSGIALVAAVTGSAFWSMQPKQAIADSVPPLDPDAALKRLMDGNQRFVQQKGQHPDQSKARIKEVAQAQHPFAALLCCADSRVPPEILFDEGIGDLFDIRVAGNIVTDEVLGSLEYAVGILNTPLIMVLGHERCGAVTAAVQGESLPGHIGSFVKAIKPVIAKTKSESSDDPVDKAVIANVQYQVQKLKQNSTILSQRLSEGKLKIVGGRYDLDTGEVGLI, from the coding sequence ATGAATGAAAATCATAGATTGATAGATCGTCGCCGTTTTTTAAACTTAACAGGAACGAGTGGAATTGCCTTAGTAGCTGCTGTTACGGGAAGTGCTTTTTGGAGTATGCAGCCCAAGCAAGCAATTGCTGACTCAGTTCCACCCTTAGACCCCGATGCTGCTTTAAAACGATTGATGGACGGCAATCAAAGGTTCGTTCAGCAAAAGGGTCAGCATCCAGACCAATCAAAAGCACGAATCAAAGAAGTTGCCCAAGCACAACACCCTTTTGCAGCTTTGCTGTGCTGTGCGGATTCGCGAGTACCTCCAGAAATTTTATTTGATGAAGGAATTGGTGATTTATTTGACATCCGTGTCGCCGGGAACATTGTGACAGATGAGGTGCTTGGCAGCCTGGAATATGCTGTAGGCATCCTCAACACTCCTTTGATTATGGTTTTGGGTCATGAACGCTGCGGTGCTGTTACAGCTGCGGTTCAGGGAGAAAGTCTCCCCGGTCATATTGGTTCTTTTGTTAAAGCTATCAAACCCGTTATCGCTAAGACAAAAAGTGAATCATCAGACGATCCAGTTGATAAAGCTGTGATTGCAAACGTTCAGTATCAAGTTCAGAAATTGAAACAGAATTCAACAATTTTGTCTCAACGATTATCGGAGGGTAAGCTTAAAATTGTTGGAGGTCGTTACGATCTCGATACTGGAGAAGTTGGCTTGATATAA
- a CDS encoding DUF2281 domain-containing protein, with product MSRQNLITIHDQAITKIHLLPESLVQEVNDFIDFLLRKQSSKDSSLWLEYTESKEMAESDFSDYLSNLEDYENRLTRGEIQW from the coding sequence ATCAGTAGGCAAAACCTTATAACTATACATGACCAAGCAATTACAAAGATTCATCTTCTTCCAGAATCTTTAGTTCAGGAAGTAAACGATTTTATCGACTTCCTGCTTCGGAAGCAAAGTAGTAAAGATTCTTCATTATGGCTTGAGTATACTGAGTCCAAAGAGATGGCTGAGTCAGATTTTTCTGACTACTTATCCAATTTAGAGGATTATGAGAATCGATTGACTCGTGGAGAAATTCAGTGGTAG
- a CDS encoding DUF6932 family protein — translation MIPEFDEIGNLPPGVHFCNWEEFKARFGYTDKRMQMIQGMEAVMAELKTAGCRTFYINGSFVTSAPKPRDFDCCWDRDDVDIDYLRQNAPLILKFYDSAAQKARYRGEIYQSDQPVDDSTISIEFLQRDRQQNLKGIIAINLLEWEI, via the coding sequence ATGATTCCGGAGTTTGATGAAATTGGTAATTTACCACCAGGGGTACATTTTTGCAATTGGGAGGAGTTTAAAGCAAGGTTTGGATATACAGATAAAAGAATGCAAATGATTCAAGGGATGGAAGCAGTAATGGCAGAATTAAAAACTGCTGGATGCCGAACTTTTTATATTAATGGCTCCTTTGTAACAAGCGCACCAAAGCCGCGAGATTTTGACTGTTGCTGGGATAGGGATGATGTTGATATAGACTACTTGAGACAAAATGCACCACTAATATTAAAGTTTTATGACAGTGCAGCACAGAAAGCTAGGTATCGAGGTGAAATTTATCAATCCGATCAACCCGTGGATGACTCTACAATATCAATAGAGTTTTTGCAACGCGATAGACAACAAAATCTTAAGGGCATTATAGCTATTAATTTATTGGAGTGGGAAATATGA